The following proteins are encoded in a genomic region of Streptomyces lunaelactis:
- the rsgA gene encoding ribosome small subunit-dependent GTPase A: MRRYGKNPDEDDIRVRPNRKGNRPRTNIRPKHEDAVEGMILTVDRGRLTCLVDDRVVMAMKARELGRKAAVVGDRVGIVGDLSGEKDTLARIVRIEPRKSVLRRTADDDDPFERVVVANADQLAIVTALADPEPRPRLIDRCIVAAYDGGLTPLLVLTKSDLASPDELLEKYGALGVPHIVTTRDEFVDGVAAERVHEHLKGRTTVFVGHSGVGKTTLVNALVPPERRRSTGLVNAVTGRGRHTTTSALALPLADKEGGWVIDTPGVRSFGLHHVDPSRVILAFPDLVPGTEGCPRNCSHDEPDCALDQWVADGHADPARLDSLRRLLATRERREGD; encoded by the coding sequence ATGCGCCGCTACGGCAAGAACCCCGACGAGGACGACATCCGCGTCCGCCCCAACCGCAAGGGCAACCGCCCGCGGACCAACATCCGCCCCAAGCACGAGGACGCGGTCGAGGGCATGATCCTCACCGTCGACCGGGGCCGGCTCACCTGCCTCGTCGACGACCGTGTCGTCATGGCGATGAAGGCCCGCGAACTGGGCCGCAAGGCGGCGGTGGTCGGCGACCGCGTCGGCATCGTCGGCGACCTCTCCGGCGAGAAGGACACCCTCGCCCGCATCGTCCGTATCGAGCCGCGCAAGTCCGTCCTGCGCCGCACGGCCGACGACGACGATCCGTTCGAGCGCGTGGTCGTCGCCAACGCCGACCAGCTGGCGATCGTGACGGCTCTGGCCGACCCCGAACCACGGCCGCGGCTGATCGACCGCTGCATCGTCGCGGCGTACGACGGCGGGCTCACGCCGCTGCTTGTCCTGACCAAGTCCGATCTGGCCTCGCCGGACGAGCTGCTGGAGAAGTACGGCGCGCTGGGCGTCCCCCACATCGTCACCACCCGCGACGAATTCGTTGACGGCGTCGCCGCCGAGCGGGTCCATGAACACCTCAAGGGCCGGACCACCGTGTTCGTCGGCCACTCCGGCGTGGGCAAGACGACCCTGGTCAACGCCCTCGTACCGCCTGAGCGCCGACGCAGCACCGGCCTGGTCAACGCGGTCACCGGCCGCGGCCGGCACACCACCACCTCCGCGCTCGCCCTGCCGCTGGCGGACAAGGAGGGCGGCTGGGTGATCGACACCCCGGGTGTGCGTTCCTTCGGGCTGCACCATGTCGATCCGTCCCGGGTGATCCTCGCCTTCCCCGATCTCGTACCGGGTACGGAGGGCTGTCCGCGCAACTGCAGTCATGACGAGCCCGACTGCGCGCTGGACCAGTGGGTGGCCGACGGGCACGCGGATCCGGCGCGGCTCGACTCACTGCGGCGGCTGCTCGCCACTCGGGAGCGACGCGAAGGCGACTGA